A genomic window from Brachyspira sp. SAP_772 includes:
- a CDS encoding peptidoglycan DD-metalloendopeptidase family protein, with amino-acid sequence MRKFKYTRVRRKQNIIQKIKKYLIEDSDKNLFPYFLKKSLLVAVSFIMFIVLINFLILGAKRNSDSNLYAQNIDDSKNTSELYSKIVDEVKEMKIETNDIVAEDIKNIPAVTSTPVASIEKASDAFYDYLVSDNSLVSDGTISLKYDEYIIEEGDNLTSISKKIGANLDTIVSVNKISNANKLRPGQTIMIPNRNGLLYIVKKNETLEEITDRYDVEIGRVLSFNKIDRDNINTGDEIFLPGAKYTLDERIDKFGQMFSLPTVVTRISSVFGYRIHPITGVRRKHLGVDIPGGLNTPIYAARKGKVIFAGYSGGFGNLVIVRHDKGYTTYYGHLNKITTTVGANVGVGVMIGRMGSTGNSTGSHLHFEVRRNGVALNPADFIPIGKFIKRR; translated from the coding sequence ATGAGAAAATTTAAATACACAAGAGTAAGAAGAAAACAAAATATCATACAAAAAATAAAAAAATATTTAATAGAAGATAGTGATAAAAATCTCTTTCCATACTTTCTAAAAAAATCATTGTTAGTAGCAGTATCTTTTATAATGTTTATAGTTCTAATTAATTTTTTGATACTTGGTGCTAAAAGGAATTCTGATAGTAATTTGTATGCTCAAAATATAGATGATTCAAAAAATACCTCTGAATTATATAGTAAAATAGTAGATGAAGTAAAAGAGATGAAAATAGAAACTAATGATATTGTTGCTGAAGATATAAAAAATATACCAGCAGTTACTTCTACGCCTGTTGCTTCTATAGAAAAGGCTTCTGATGCTTTTTATGATTATTTAGTTTCTGATAACTCACTTGTAAGCGATGGTACTATTAGTCTTAAATACGATGAATATATAATAGAAGAAGGAGACAATCTAACTAGCATTTCAAAAAAGATAGGTGCTAATTTAGATACTATAGTAAGTGTTAATAAAATAAGTAATGCCAACAAATTAAGACCCGGTCAAACAATAATGATACCAAATAGAAATGGTTTGCTTTATATTGTTAAGAAGAATGAAACATTAGAAGAGATTACTGACAGATACGATGTTGAAATTGGCAGAGTATTGAGCTTTAACAAAATAGATAGAGACAACATTAACACTGGTGATGAAATATTTTTACCCGGTGCTAAATACACATTAGATGAAAGAATAGATAAGTTTGGTCAAATGTTTAGCTTACCTACAGTTGTAACAAGAATAAGCAGTGTGTTTGGATATAGAATACACCCAATCACAGGAGTGAGAAGAAAACATTTAGGTGTAGATATACCGGGCGGATTAAACACTCCTATATATGCTGCTAGAAAAGGAAAGGTTATATTTGCAGGATACAGCGGCGGTTTTGGAAATTTGGTTATAGTTCGTCATGACAAAGGATACACTACATACTACGGACACTTAAATAAAATCACTACTACAGTTGGTGCTAATGTGGGCGTTGGTGTAATGATAGGAAGAATGGGAAGCACTGGTAATTCTACAGGAAGCCATTTACATTTTGAAGTGAGAAGAAACGGAGTGGCATTAAACCCTGCTGACTTTATACCTATAGGAAAATTCATTAAAAGAAGATAA
- a CDS encoding CapA family protein gives MRSFALLLILLFQFSLYSEITLSFVGDVMTGSDHPDKSYLPPNEGKDVFKSVSSFLKASDISFANLEGAIANSETKSAKTGKRSYSFRMPPYMADRIAEAGFDIVAVANNHSRDFGAKGYSQTQEYVKKAGMEVVGNVLNQASFIEVKGKKIGFLAFYYFSYANNAIQDIAAAKALVEKTKKECDFLIVSFHGGAEGSSMFRVPKTTEYFYKENRGDVYKFARAVSDAGADLVIGHGPHVLRAMEMYNNTFIAYSLGNFVGYRQFSLSGNNGISAILQITLDDDLKFSKAKVIPVRLVNGGIPSIDSSNTAIKKLNEYANLDFPKTGVKFDSNGEYFK, from the coding sequence ATGAGAAGTTTTGCTTTATTATTAATATTATTATTTCAATTTTCTTTATATTCTGAAATAACACTATCTTTTGTAGGTGATGTTATGACAGGAAGCGATCATCCAGATAAAAGTTATTTACCCCCCAATGAAGGAAAAGATGTTTTTAAAAGTGTATCATCATTTTTGAAAGCTTCAGATATAAGTTTTGCAAATTTAGAGGGAGCTATAGCAAACTCAGAGACAAAATCTGCTAAAACAGGCAAGCGTTCATATTCTTTTCGTATGCCTCCGTACATGGCTGATAGAATAGCTGAAGCAGGGTTTGATATAGTTGCTGTTGCTAATAATCATTCTAGGGATTTTGGTGCTAAGGGTTATAGTCAAACTCAAGAGTATGTAAAAAAAGCTGGTATGGAAGTTGTAGGCAATGTTTTAAATCAGGCTTCTTTTATAGAGGTTAAGGGTAAAAAAATAGGCTTTTTAGCTTTCTATTATTTTTCTTATGCCAATAATGCGATACAGGATATTGCAGCTGCTAAGGCTTTAGTTGAGAAAACAAAAAAAGAATGTGATTTTTTAATTGTAAGTTTTCATGGCGGAGCTGAGGGAAGCAGTATGTTTAGAGTGCCTAAAACTACAGAGTACTTTTATAAAGAGAATAGGGGAGATGTTTATAAGTTTGCAAGGGCGGTCAGTGATGCTGGTGCTGATTTAGTAATTGGTCATGGTCCGCATGTACTTAGAGCTATGGAAATGTATAATAATACTTTTATAGCTTATTCTCTTGGCAATTTTGTTGGATATAGACAATTCTCTTTATCTGGAAACAATGGAATTAGTGCTATATTACAAATTACTTTAGACGATGATTTAAAATTTTCAAAAGCAAAAGTTATACCTGTGCGTTTAGTAAATGGCGGCATACCAAGTATTGATTCATCTAATACTGCTATAAAAAAATTGAATGAATATGCAAATTTAGATTTTCCAAAGACAGGTGTGAAGTTTGATTCTAACGGAGAATATTTTAAATAA